In Elaeis guineensis isolate ETL-2024a chromosome 1, EG11, whole genome shotgun sequence, a genomic segment contains:
- the LOC105034736 gene encoding LOW QUALITY PROTEIN: probable phosphoribosylformylglycinamidine synthase, chloroplastic/mitochondrial (The sequence of the model RefSeq protein was modified relative to this genomic sequence to represent the inferred CDS: inserted 1 base in 1 codon) — MAALGETAATEFLRQHGFLIYGGSRRPNLLLRTNSCPRRCRVIHGSFGHKSHPVLNIRRSITSSSPFLLKPKAVVSRGLQSQVAEESDALEQSPEIIHFYRHPLIQDSAAAELLRKVQAKISGQIVDLRTEQCFNIGLSGVLSGDKLTILKWLLQETYEPENLKTESFLEEEVCKGEVAVLVEVGPRMSFTTAWSANAVSICQACSLTEVTRMERSRRYLLYLKAGSSPLDESQINDFAAMVQDRMTECVYPQKLTSFRTNAVPEAISVVPVIEKGREALEEINLKMGLAFDEQDLQYYTRLFRDDFKRNPTNVELFDIAQSNSEHSRHWFFNGKLVIDGKPMNRTLMQIVKSTLKANPNNSVIGFKDNSSAIKGFPVNQLRPLAPGSTSPLSLLMRELDILFTAETHNFPCAVAPYPGAETGAGGRIRDTHATGRGSFVVASTAGYCVGNLHMEGSYAPWEDPTFSYPSNLAPPLQILIDASDGASDYGNKFGEPLIQGFTRTFGMRLPNGERREWLKPIMFSGGIGQIDHAHISKREPEVGMLVVKIGGPAYRIGMGGGAASSMVSGQNDAELDFNAVQRGDAEMAQKLYRVIRSCTEMGENNPIISIHDQGAGGNCNVVKEIIDPQGAEIDIRSIVVGDQTMSVLEIWGAEYQEQDALLVKPEKRSLLESICERERVSMAVIGTISGSGRIVLIDSSAIEHCQSNGLPXPPPVEDLELEKVLGDMPQKCFEFKRMPLVQEPLDIALGTPLMETLKRVLALPSVCSKRFLTTKVDRCVTGLVAQQQTVGPLQLPLSDVSVIAQTYTDLTGGACAIGEQPIKGLLNPKSMARLAVGEALTNLVWAKVTSLSDVKASGNWMYAAKLDGEGAAMYDAAVALSESMIELGIAIDGGKDSLSMAAHVGGEVVKAPGSLVISAYVTCPDITLTVTPDLKLENFGVLMHIDLAKGKRRLGGSSLAQAFDQIGDECPDLDDVRYLKKVFETIQELLSERLISAGHDISDGGLIVCVLEMAFAGNCGVQLNLNSQGNNILQILFAEELGLIIEVSSQNSDTVRQKLEAAGISGEVIGKVTASPVIELSVDGILQLKEDTSYLRDLWEETSFQLEGFQRLASCVRLEKEGLKSRQAPSWTLSFSPKFTDEKVMAVTLKPKVAIIREEGSNGDREMSAAFYAAGFEPWDITMSDLLRGKISLNEFRGIAFVGGFSYADVLDSAKGWSASIRFNQPLLRQFQEFYNQPDTFSLGVCNGCQLMALLGWVPGADIGGSLGVGGDVSQPRFIHNESGRFECRFTSVRIGDSPAIMFKGMEGTTLGVWAAHGEGRAYFPDNGVLECVLKSNLAPLRYCNDAGSITEVYPFNPNGSPLGVAALCSPDGRHLAMMPHPERCFMIWQFPWYPKEWEVDKKGPSPWLRMFQNAREWCS; from the exons ATGGCTGCACTTGGAGAGACTGCTGCTACTGAATTCCTGCGGCAGCACGGTTTCTTGATTTATGGG GGATCAAGGAGGCCTAATCTTCTTCTGCGTACAAATTCTTGTCCAAGGAGGTGTCGTGTGATTCACGGCAGCTTTGGCCACAAAAGTCATCCTGTGTTAAATATTAGAAGAAGTATAACATCAAGTTCCCCATTCTTGTTGAAACCGAAAGCAGTGGTTTCTAGAGGCTTGCAGAGTCAAGTggccgaagagtctgatgcattGGAACAGTCCCCTGAGATCATACACTTCTACCGTCACCCCCTGATTCAAGACAGTGCTGCTGCAGAGCTCCTCAGGAAGGTCCAGGCAAAGATTTCTGGTCAGATCGTTGATTTAAGGACCGAGCAGTGCTTCAACATTGGATTGAGTGGTGTCTTATCAGGTGACAAGCTCACAATACTTAAGTGGCTTCTGCAGGAGACCTATGAACCTGAGAATTTAAAGACAGAGAGCTTTCTGGAGGAGGAGGTCTGCAAAGGTGAAGTTGCTGTTTTAGTTGAGGTTGGTCCCCGCATGTCCTTTACTACAGCATGGTCAGCAAATGCTGTATCAATTTGCCAAGCTTGCTCCTTGACAGAAGTAACACGCATGGAGAGGTCAAGAAGATATCTTCTGTATCTCAAGGCTGGCAGCAGCCCATTAGATGAGAGCCAAATTAATGATTTTGCAGCTATGGTTCAGGATAGAATGACAGAGTGTGTTTATCCCCAGAAGCTCACATCTTTTCGGACTAATGCAGTTCCAGAGGCTATTAGTGTGGTTCCTGTCATTGAGAAGGGAAGAGAGGCATTGgaagaaataaatttgaaaatgGGTCTTGCATTTGATGAACAGGATCTTCAGTATTACACCAGACTTTTTAGGGATGATTTTAAACGCAACCCGACAAATGTTGAACTCTTTGACATTGCACAGTCCAATAGTGAACATAGCAGGCACTGGTTTTTCAATGGGAAACTTGTTATAGATGGCAAACCGATGAACAGGACATTGATGCAGATTGTGAAAAGCACTTTGAAGGCAAATCCCAACAATTCTGTCATTGGCTTCAAGGACAACTCAAGTGCAATCAAGGGATTCCCAGTAAATCAGTTGCGGCCATTAGCACCTGGCTCGACATCTCCATTGTCCTTGTTAATGCGTGAGCTTGATATCTTGTTCACAGCAGAGACGCATAATTTCCCTTGTGCTGTGGCTCCTTATCCTGGGGCGGAGACAGGTGCTGGAGGTCGCATCAGGGACACACATGCAACTGGAAGGGGTTCCTTTGTTGTAGCTTCTACAGCTGGGTACTGTGTTGGTAACCTTCACATGGAAGGCTCATATGCTCCCTGGGAAGATCCAACTTTCTCATATCCATCAAACTTAGCTCCTCCTCTACAGATATTAATAGATGCAAGTGATGGTGCATCTGACTATGGGAACAAGTTTGGAGAGCCTTTGATTCAGGGCTTCACGAGGACTTTTGGAATGAGGCTCCCAAATGGAGAGCGGCGTGAATGGCTGAAGCCAATTATGTTTAGTGGAGGGATTGGACAGATTGATCATGCTCACATATCAAAACGAGAGCCAGAAGTTGGGATGCTAGTTGTGAAGATTGGAGGTCCAGCATACCGGATTGGTATGGGAGGTGGTGCAGCTTCAAGCATGGTCAGTGGGCAGAATGATGCAGAACTAGATTTCAATGCCGTACAACGAGGAGATGCTGAGATGGCACAGAAGCTGTATCGTGTGATCCGATCTTGCACTGAAATGGGGGAAAACAACCCTATCATCAGTATTCATGATCAGGGAGCTGGGGGAAATTGTAATGTTGTGAAGGAAATAATTGATCCTCAAGGAGCTGAAATTGATATTCGATCTATCGTAGTAGGTGATCAGACCATGTCAGTTTTAGAGATATGGGGTGCTGAGTACCAGGAACAGGATGCATTGTTAGTGAAACCTGAAAAACGAAGCTTACTAGAATCCATCTGTGAAAGGGAAAGAGTGTCTATGGCAGTCATTGGTACCATCAGTGGCAGTGGCCGTATTGTTTTAATTGACAGCTCAGCTATCGAGCATTGTCAGTCAAATGgactcc ctccccctcctgtAGAGGATCTTGAGCTTGAAAAAGTACTTGGAGACATGCCTCAGAAGTGCTTTGAATTCAAGCGGATGCCTTTGGTGCAAGAGCCACTTGATATTGCCCTTGGCACCCCATTAATGGAGACTTTAAAGAGAGTCTTGGCACTTCCTTCAGTTTGCTCCAAACGCTTCTTAACAACAAAAGTTGACAGGTGTGTAACGGGTCTTGTGGCACAGCAGCAAACAGTGGGGCCTCTCCAACTTCCACTTTCTGATGTTTCTGTTATTGCACAGACATACACAGACTTGACTGGTGGTGCTTGTGCCATTGGGGAGCAGCCAATAAAGGGTTTGCTGAACCCCAAATCTATGGCAAGGTTGGCTGTTGGGGAGGCCTTGACCAATCTAGTCTGGGCCAAAGTTACATCTCTCAGTGATGTCAAAGCTAGTGGTAACTGGATGTATGCTGCAAAGCTTGATGGGGAAGGAGCAGCAATGTATGATGCTGCAGTTGCACTCTCTGAGTCTATGATTGAATTGGGTATAGCAATAGATGGGGGAAAGGACAGTCTTTCTATGGCAGCTCATGTGGGTGGTGAGGTTGTCAAGGCTCCTGGAAGTTTGGTTATCAGTGCCTATGTTACCTGTCCTGATATAACATTGACAGTGACTCCAGATttgaagcttgaaaattttggtgTTCTGATGCACATTGATCTAGCTAAAGGGAAGCGTCGTTTAGGTGGATCTTCTCTTGCCCAGGCTTTTGACCAAATTGGTGATGAGTGCCCTGACCTTGATGATGTACGTTACCTGAAGAAGGTTTTTGAGACTATTCAGGAGCTTCTTAGTGAAAGATTAATATCTGCTGGTCATGACATCAGTGATGGCGGGCTTATAGTTTGTGTTCTTGAAATGGCTTTTGCTGGAAATTGTGGTGTGCAGTTGAACTTGAATTCCCAGGGTAATAATATTCTCCAGATACTCTTTGCAGAAGAGCTTGGTCTTATTATCGAGGTTAGCTCGCAGAACAGTGATACAGTCAGGCAAAAGCTTGAAGCAGCAGGCATTTCTGGTGAGGTTATTGGTAAAGTTACTGCATCACCAGTGATTGAGTTGTCTGTTGATGGAATACTTCAGCTGAAGGAGGACACATCTTACCTTAGGGACTTATGGGAGGAGACTAGCTTTCAGCTCGAGGGGTTCCAAAGGTTGGCTTCCTGTGTGAGACttgagaaagaaggcttaaaAAGCAGACAAGCACCTTCATGGACACTGTCTTTTTCTCCCAAGTTCACAGATGAGAAGGTAATGGCTGTAACTTTAAAGCCCAAGGTAGCTATCATTCGTGAGGAAGGGAGTAACGGGGATAGGGAAATGTCGGCAGCATTCTATGCTGCAGGATTTGAACCCTGGGACATTACAATGTCTGACCTTCTGAGAGGGAAAATCTCTTTAAATGAGTTTCGTGGGATCGCATTTGTTGGTGGTTTCAGTTATGCTGATGTTCTCGATTCTGCAAAAGGATGGTCAGCATCCATAAGGTTCAACCAGCCTCTTCTACGGCAATTTCAAGAGTTCTACAATCAGCCAGACACATTCAGCCTTGGAGTATGTAATGGATGTCAGCTCATGGCTCTCCTTGGATGGGTACCTGGGGCTGATATTGGGGGTTCCCTTGGTGTGGGGGGAGATGTGTCACAACCAAGGTTTATCCATAATGAATCTGGTCGTTTTGAGTGTCGCTTTACAAGTGTCAGAATTGGGGACTCTCCAGCCATCATGTTCAAAGGAATGGAGGGCACTACATTGGGTGTTTGGGCAGCTCATGGTGAGGGGAGAGCATATTTCCCTGATAATGGCGTCCTAGAATGTGTTCTTAAGTCTAATCTAGCTCCTCTACGGTATTGCAATGATGCTGGCAGCATAACAGAGGTCTATCCTTTCAATCCAAATGGTTCGCCTCTGGGAGTTGCAGCTCTTTGTTCTCCTGATGGGAGGCACCTTGCTATGATGCCACATCCAGAGCGTTGCTTCATGATATGGCAGTTCCCGTGGTATCCAAAGGAATGGGAAGTTGACAAGAAAGGCCCAAGTCCATGGTTAAGGATGTTTCAGAATGCTCGTGAATGGTGCTCCTAA
- the LOC105034728 gene encoding LOW QUALITY PROTEIN: NAC domain-containing protein 2 (The sequence of the model RefSeq protein was modified relative to this genomic sequence to represent the inferred CDS: inserted 1 base in 1 codon), translated as MAIIAAMSANDGKDDHEHDLVMPGFRFHPTEEELIEFYLRRKVEGKRFNVELITFLDLYRYDPWELPALAAIGEKEWFFYVPRDRKYRNGDRPNRVTTSGYWKATGADRMIRAENHRSIGLKKTLVFYSGKXPKGIRSSWIMNEYRLPQNETNRYQKTEISLCRVYKRAGVDDHCPQGLLPSKASSSRGTGPDKRHSSSHQPPPSFQTFAGNISSPMMEKAHKMGGGSNAHMSAPPPHKPTLYGSTASVASLSSTTSTEEDGTTIHPKNMNALIPTCSLLTSATSSMASPTMDELMNRLVGCNQNYTNQQPNQFLPLPPQPQLLPLNTLPVSFPTISDKLWEWNPLHEVARDYTSFK; from the exons ATGGCAATTATAGCAGCCATGAGTGCAAACGACGGCAAGGATGATCACGAGCACGACCTTGTCATGCCCGGCTTTCGCTTCCACCCTACTGAGGAGGAGCTTATCGAGTTCTACCTCAGGCGCAAGGTTGAGGGCAAACGCTTCAACGTCGAGCTCATAACCTTCCTCGATCTCTATCGCTACGACCCGTGGGAGCTTCCTG CATTGGCTGCAATTGGGGAGAAGGAATGGTTCTTTTATGTCCCTAGAGATCGAAAGTATAGAAATGGTGATCGGCCCAATCGGGTGACGACATCGGGCTACTGGAAGGCTACCGGAGCTGACAGGATGATCAGAGCTGAGAATCACCGGTCAATTGGATTGAAGAAGACGCTTGTCTTCTACTCTGGGA CTCCTAAAGGCATACGATCAAGCTGGATCATGAACGAATACCGTTTGCCACAGAACGAGACAAATCGATATCAGAAG ACCGAAATCTCGCTCTGCCGAGTCTATAAAAGAGCTGGGGTCGATGACCACTGTCCCCAGGGCTTGCTCCCTTCCAAGGCATCCTCATCTAGAGGGACTGGACCAGATAAGAGACACAGTTCCTCCCATCAGCCACCACCAAGCTTCCAAACGTTTGCAGGAAACATCTCGTCGCCAATGATGGAGAAGGCACACAAAATGGGAGGTGGAAGCAACGCCCACATGTCGGCACCGCCGCCCCACAAACCTACTCTCTATGGATCGACGGCTTCGGTGGCTTCATTGAGCTCGACTACGTCCACTGAAGAAGATGGTACAACAATTCATCCGAAGAATATGAACGCTTTAATCCCAACATGTTCCCTCCTCACTTCTGCTACTTCCTCCATGGCCAGTCCTACGATGGACGAGCTCATGAATAGGTTAGTAGGTTGCAACCAAAACTACACGAACCAACAACCCAACCAATTCCTCCCATTGCCACCGCAACCCCAGTTGCTTCCTCTCAACACTCTGCCCGTTTCATTTCCAACCATTTCAGACAAGCTCTGGGAGTGGAATCCCCTCCATGAGGTTGCTAGGGATTACACCAGTTTTAAGTGA